One genomic segment of Manis pentadactyla isolate mManPen7 chromosome 1, mManPen7.hap1, whole genome shotgun sequence includes these proteins:
- the SLC5A3 gene encoding sodium/myo-inositol cotransporter: MRAVLETADIAIVALYFILVMCIGFFAMWKSNRSTVSGYFLAGRSMTWVAIGASLFVSNIGSEHFIGLAGSGAASGFAVGAWEFNALLLLQLLGWVFIPIYIRSGVYTMPEYLSKRFGGHRIQVYFAALSLILYIFTKLSVDLYSGALFIQESLGWNLYVSVILLIGMTALLTVTGGLVAVIYTDTLQALLMIVGALTLMIISMMEIGGFEEVKRRYMLASPNVTSILLTYNLSNTNSCNVHPKKDALKMLRNPTDEDVPWPGFILGQTPASVWYWCADQVIVQRVLAAKNIAHARGSTLMAGFLKLLPMFIIVVPGMISRILFADDIACINPEHCMQVCGSRAGCSNIAYPRLVMKLVPVGLRGLMMAVMIAALMSDLDSIFNSASTIFTLDVYKLIRKSASSRELMIVGRIFVAFMVVISIAWVPIIVEMQGGQMYLYIQEVADYLTPPVAALFLLAIFWKRCNEQGAFYGGMAGFVLGAVRLTLAFAYRAPECDQPDNRPGFIKDIHYMYVATALFWVTGLITVIVSLLTPPPTKEQIRTTTFWSKKSLVVKESCSLKDEPYKMQEKSILRCNENSEAINHIIPNGKSEDSIKGLQPEDVNLLVTCREEGNPVASLGHSEAETPVDAYSNGQAALMGEKERKKETEDGGRYWKFIDWFCGFKSKSLSKRSLRDLMEEEAVCLQMLEEPPKVKLILNIGLFAVCSLGIFMFVYFSL; encoded by the coding sequence ATGAGGGCTGTACTGGAGACAGCAGACATTGCCATAGTGGCCCTGTATTTTATCCTGGTCATGTGCATTGGTTTTTTTGCCATGTGGAAATCTAATAGAAGCACCGTGAGTGGATACTTCCTGGCGGGGCGCTCTATGACCTGGGTAGCGATTGGTGCCTCTCTGTTTGTGAGCAATATTGGGAGTGAGCACTTCATTGGGCTGGCAGGATCTGGAGCTGCAAGTGGATTTGCAGTGGGCGCATGGGAATTCAATGCCTTACTGCTTTTGCAACTTCTGGGATGGGTTTTCATCCCGATTTACATCCGGTCAGGGGTATATACCATGCCTGAATACTTGTCCAAGCGATTTGGTGGCCATAGGATTCAGGTCTATTTTGCAGCCCTGTCTCTGATTCTCTATATCTTCACCAAGCTCTCAGTGGATCTGTATTCGGGTGCCCTCTTTATCCAGGAGTCTTTGGGTTGGAACCTTTATGTGTCTGTCATCCTGCTCATTGGCATGACTGCTTTGCTGACTGTCACCGGAGGCCTTGTTGCAGTGATCTACACAGACACTCTACAGGCTCTGCTCATGATCGTTGGGGCACTCACACTTATGATTATTAGCATGATGGAGATTGGTGGGTTTGAGGAAGTTAAGAGAAGGTACATGTTGGCCTCACCCAATGTCACTTCCATCTTGTTGACATACAACCTTTCCAACACAAATTCTTGTAATGTCCACCCTAAGAAAGATGCACTGAAAATGTTGCGGAATCCAACAGATGAAGATGTTCCTTGGCCTGGATTCATTCTTGGGCAGACCCCAGCTTCAGTATGGTACTGGTGTGCTGACCAAGTCATCGTGCAGAGGGTCCTAGCGGCTAAAAACATTGCTCATGCCAGAGGCTCTACTCTTATGGCTGGCTTCTTGAAGCTTCTGCCAATGTTTATCATAGTTGTCCCAGGAATGATTTCCAGGATACTGTTCGCTGATGATATAGCTTGCATCAACCCAGAGCACTGCATGCAAGTATGTGGAAGCAGAGCTGGGTGCTCTAATATTGCTTACCCACGTCTGGTGATGAAGCTGGTTCCTGTGGGCCTCCGGGGATTAATGATGGCGGTGATGATTGCAGCTCTGATGAGTGACTTGGACTCTATCTTTAACAGCGCCAGTACCATATTCACCCTCGATGTGTACAAACTCATCCGTAAGAGTGCAAGCTCCCGGGAACTAATGATTGTGGGGAGGATATTTGTGGCTTTTATGGTGGTGATCAGCATTGCATGGGTGCCAATCATCGTGGAGATGCAAGGAGGCCAGATGTACCTTTACATTCAGGAGGTAGCAGATTACCTGACTCCCCCAGTTGCTGCCCTGTTCCTTCTGGCAATTTTCTGGAAGCGCTGCAATGAACAAGGGGCTTTCTATGGTGGAATGGCTGGCTTTGTTCTTGGAGCAGTCCGTTTGACACTGGCCTTTGCCTACCGTGCCCCAGAATGTGACCAACCTGATAACAGGCCAGGCTTCATCAAAGACATCCATTACATGTATGTGGCCACAGCATTGTTTTGGGTCACAGGACTCATTACTGTAATTGTTAGCCTTCTCACGCCACCTCCCACAAAGGAGCAGATTCGTACCACTACCTTTTGGTCTAAGAAGAGCCTGGTGGTGAAAGAGAGCTGCTCCCTGAAAGATGAACCATACAAAATGCAAGAAAAGAGCATTCTGAGATGCAATGAGAATAGTGAGGCCATCAACCACATCATTCCCAATGGGAAATCTGAAGATAGCATCAAGGGCCTTCAGCCTGAAGATGTTAATCTGTTGGTGACCTGCAGAGAGGAGGGTAACCCAGTGGCTTCTTTAGGTCATTCAGAGGCCGAAACACCAGTAGATGCTTATTCCAATGGGCAAGCGGCTCTCATgggtgagaaagagagaaagaaagaaacagaggatGGAGGCCGGTACTGGAAGTTCATAGATTGGTTCTGTGGCTTTAAAAGTAAGAGCCTCAGCAAGAGAAGTCTCAGAGACCTGATGGAGGAGGAGGCTGTTTGTTTACAAATGTTGGAAGAACCTCCAAAAGTTAAACTAATACTAAATATTGGACTTTTTGCTGTGTGTTCACTTGGAATTTTcatgtttgtttatttctccttatgA